TCGGCTACGAGGAGTCGAGCGGCTTCCCCAACTTCAACGGCCAGTTCAACACGGCCGTCCCGCCCGGCACGACGTCGCTGTACGTGCGGTACGATTTCAACCTTGAGTCGCTTGCCGACATCAGCGGCCTGACGCTCCGCATGAAGTACGACGACGGCTTCGTTGCGTACCTCAATGGCCAACAGATCGAGTCCGTCAACGCCCGCGCCTCCAACGCCTGGAACTCGACCGCCTTCACCGGCCACGACGACTTCGACGCCATTTCGTTCGAGCCGTTTGACGTGTCCGACCATGCGTCGTTGCTCCAGGCGGGCCCCAACGTGCTGGCCATCCACGCGCTGAACTTCTCGTCAAACAGCTCCGACTTCCTGGTCGTTCCAGAGCTCGTGGCGACGCGCGCCTCGATCGTCGAACCGGAGGAGGTCGGGTACTTCGAGAACGCCACCCCCGGCGGCCCGAACGGGGGGACGTTCGCCGGGTTCGCCGACGAGCCGACATTCAGCGTGCCGCACGGCTTCTACGAAGCCCCCCAGAGCGTAGCGATCTCAACGAGCACGGCGGGCGCGGTGATCGTTTTCACGACCGACGGGTCCACGCCCGCCGTCGACGACACCCTGACACCAGTGAACGGACAACTCTACACCGGGCCGATCGCGGTCACCGGGACAACAACCCTCCGCGCCACGGCCTTCAAGCAAGACTTCAAGCCCTCATTTGTCCGGGCGTCGACCTACCTGTTCCTGGATGACGTGATCCAGCAATCGCCATCGGGGCAGACGCCGGCGGGTTGGGCGCCCAGCGGCACGAACGGCCAGGAGCTCAACTATGGGATCGACCCGGACATCCTCTCGCTGTATGGCGAGCGGGCGGTGAAGGACTCGCTGGCGGCGCTGCCGGCCATCTCGCTCACGACCGACCTCGAGAACCTGTTTGACCCGCAAACCGGCATCTACGTCAACGCCCTCAACCGCGGCCGCGAATGGGAGCGGGCCGCGTCGGTCGAGCTGATCCACCCGGACGGCACGGAAGGGTTCTCAACCAACGCCGGGCTGCGGATCCGCGGCGGCTACCACCGCAACGACTTCAACCCGAAGCACGCTTTCCGCCTGTACTTCCGCGACGAGTACGGGGACGGCCTGCTGGACTACCAGCTGTTCGACGAGGCCGACGCCACTCGGTTCGATGTGCTGGACCTCCGCACCGCCCAGAACTACTCGTGGGCCGCATGGGGCAACACGATCAACGGGTTGCAGAACTCTTACCTGCGTGAGGTCTTCGCTCGGGACACCCAGGCCGACATGGGGCAGCCGCACACACGCAGCAACTACTACCACCTGTACGTCGACGGGCAGTACTACGGCGTGTACATGACGCAGGAGCGGATCCAGGAGCACTTCGGCGAGAGCTACTTCGGCGGCGACGAGTCGGACTACGATGTCGTGAAGTCCGATCCGTTCGAGTCCGGCGGGACCGAGATCGCTGACGGCACGGACGTCGCGTGGCGTGAGCTCTTTGAGCTCGCGCAGGACCTCGCCGACAACCCGGGTGGCGACGCAGACAACTTCTGGGCCATGCAGGGCCTGAACCCCGACGGCACGCGGAACGACGAGCTGGAGGTGCTGCTGGATGTCGACAACCTGATCGACTACATGATGATCATCATCTACACCGGCGGGCACGACACAGGCATCTCGGCATTCTTCGGGAACCAGCGTGCCAACAACTGGTTCGGCATCCGCAACCGCGAGGCGGGCGACATGGGGTTCCAGTTCTTCCTGCACGATAACGAGCACTCTCTGGGGGCCGGCGAGTTGGTGGGGGTCGTCCACGGCACGGAGGACATCGACCGCACCGGGCCGTTCTACAGCAACCTGGACGACGAGTTCGAGTTCTTCAACCCGGTCTTCCTGCATCAGGACCTGCTGATCCACCCCGAGTACAAGCAGATGTTCGTCGACCGGGTGTACGAGTTGATGTTCAACGACGGCCCGCTGACCGCATCGGCGAGCATCGCTCGGATGACGGAGCGCGCAGGGCAAGTGGGCCCCGCAATCATCGCCGAGTCCGCCCGCTGGGGCGACTCCAAGCGGGCGACGCCGTACGACAAGGCGGACTGGGACGCCGAAGTCGCCTGGCTGCTCAACTCGTACTTCCCGGGCCGTGGAAACACCGTCCTGCAGCAGCTCCGCGCCGATGGCCTGTACACAAGTTTCTCGACGCCCGCGTTCAGCCAACACGGGGGCGTGGTCCCCAGCGGCTACGAGCTAGGAATCGCGACGCGGGGCGGCACAATCTACTACAGCACCGACGGCCATACCGACCCCCGCGAGATCGGTGGCGGGATTAGCTCTTCGTCTGAAGTGCAACCGTACGCTGGCGCCATCGTGCTGACCGAAGGCACCGAGGTCTGGACGCGCATGCTCACCACCAACGGCGACTGGTCGGCGTTAGTGAAGGCGTCATTCACCATCGGCGCCCTGCCGGGCGACTACGACGCCAGCGGCCTGGTCGATCAGCAGGACTACAGCGTGTGGCGGAGCACCTACGGGTCCACGACCGATCTCCGCGCCGACGGGAACGGCGACGGCCGCGTCGACGCCGCCGACTATACCGTCTGGCGGGACAACCTAGGCACGTCATCAGGGCTGGATGCGGGGCCCTCTGTGAGCGCAGGCATCACCGCGGCCCCGGCTCCGACTGAGGACCCTTCTACAGGCGAGCGAGCAGCCCCCACCGCCGCCGCGTGGCTCTTGGCGCCTGCGGCCACCACCAACAGCGAGGCAGACGCTCCAACGCCGCAGCCTTCCGCACTCTCCCAAAGCGATCTACCGGACGACCCGTTGTTGTTGCTCGCGCTCGACAGGGTGGAGCGTACATCGGTGACGGGGCCAGTCGATTCGACTCTCGTCGAATCCGCTGCGTCAAAGGAAGGCGAGGCGTCCGCATCGCTCGACGAGGGGCTCGACGTCAATCTCGAAGCCCTCTAGGGGCACCCTATCGCTCGGGCGCCGATTTCCCCGGCGGAGGCGCGGAAGCGGACAGGGCAGCCGGACGGCGCCGGATCTCCACCCGTGAGAGCTGCACCGACGCGTCTTGAGCGACGATTCGCAGCCGCGTGACGCCTGCAGGAACACCGTCGCACTCCACTAGCACGGGCGTCCGGTATCCGTAGTCACCCGACGCCTGGCTGCCAACCCGGGACTCGGCAGGGAGTAACTCGAACTCATCGCCGCCCCCAACGGCGCCGAAAAGCGAGGGAATGCGATCCGGGTCCTCGACAAACACCCACAGACGAACCGATGTCACGTCACCTGGCGTGTGGTACTCAACGGCGGCGCCCTCGGGCAGCAAGAGTCGGTGGATGTCTTCCTGGAACTTGCGCGCGTCATCCGACCTGAACGCCGCTCCGCCAGCCACGGAAGCGATCCTTGAGTCATCCGCCAGTTCATCGACAAGTGCAGCGTTGGAGACCGTAACCGGCCCCACAACGTTCGACGGTGACGATGCTCCGTCACCGTTGGTCGCCACGATTCGGTAGTAGTAGTCACCGCCGACCCGCGCGGTATCGTCGTGGAACAACGGACGGTACTGGACCGCCGCGTCGTTCACGTTTGCTGCGATTGTCGCCCACGGCCCATTCCGGCGCGACGCCCGCTGGACGTCGTAGCCGCTAGCGCCGGCGGCGCCCTGCCATGAGATCCGGGCGACGTCATCGATCGGCAGCAGACGCGGCGCACCTGGGATGGGTGAGGCAGGGGGCTGCAGGCCGCGTATCCGGTACGCGGC
This genomic interval from Posidoniimonas corsicana contains the following:
- a CDS encoding CotH kinase family protein; this translates as MPSLPSRGGRRRLHLQRLEPRCVLDAASLRITEVMASNDDTLVDFQGDSSDWLEIYNPSSAAVDLAGMYLTDDSDELTKWRFPAGVSIDPGGFLLVFASDKNTVTPGGEVHTSFRLSAGGEYVGLVGADGQTVVDAYSPEFPEQFEDISYGLAMTTTSTTLVAEGVTARAWRPTSGVYDATWTDVGFDDSVFDIVGPSGFGYEESSGFPNFNGQFNTAVPPGTTSLYVRYDFNLESLADISGLTLRMKYDDGFVAYLNGQQIESVNARASNAWNSTAFTGHDDFDAISFEPFDVSDHASLLQAGPNVLAIHALNFSSNSSDFLVVPELVATRASIVEPEEVGYFENATPGGPNGGTFAGFADEPTFSVPHGFYEAPQSVAISTSTAGAVIVFTTDGSTPAVDDTLTPVNGQLYTGPIAVTGTTTLRATAFKQDFKPSFVRASTYLFLDDVIQQSPSGQTPAGWAPSGTNGQELNYGIDPDILSLYGERAVKDSLAALPAISLTTDLENLFDPQTGIYVNALNRGREWERAASVELIHPDGTEGFSTNAGLRIRGGYHRNDFNPKHAFRLYFRDEYGDGLLDYQLFDEADATRFDVLDLRTAQNYSWAAWGNTINGLQNSYLREVFARDTQADMGQPHTRSNYYHLYVDGQYYGVYMTQERIQEHFGESYFGGDESDYDVVKSDPFESGGTEIADGTDVAWRELFELAQDLADNPGGDADNFWAMQGLNPDGTRNDELEVLLDVDNLIDYMMIIIYTGGHDTGISAFFGNQRANNWFGIRNREAGDMGFQFFLHDNEHSLGAGELVGVVHGTEDIDRTGPFYSNLDDEFEFFNPVFLHQDLLIHPEYKQMFVDRVYELMFNDGPLTASASIARMTERAGQVGPAIIAESARWGDSKRATPYDKADWDAEVAWLLNSYFPGRGNTVLQQLRADGLYTSFSTPAFSQHGGVVPSGYELGIATRGGTIYYSTDGHTDPREIGGGISSSSEVQPYAGAIVLTEGTEVWTRMLTTNGDWSALVKASFTIGALPGDYDASGLVDQQDYSVWRSTYGSTTDLRADGNGDGRVDAADYTVWRDNLGTSSGLDAGPSVSAGITAAPAPTEDPSTGERAAPTAAAWLLAPAATTNSEADAPTPQPSALSQSDLPDDPLLLLALDRVERTSVTGPVDSTLVESAASKEGEASASLDEGLDVNLEAL